The proteins below are encoded in one region of Brachyspira intermedia PWS/A:
- a CDS encoding TatD family hydrolase encodes MIDSHCHLTYISKKSKELEEVLERANKAGIFYFVDIGVHPDDIDERMFILSDAEGVFFSMGYYPDYANENDEDTLKAFELKIKNLNKKTLEKRNKSIYAVGEIGLDYYHNEDNKNEQKAFFRALCEAAKNVDLPILIHSRDAFKDTFKVLRDADLPKRGIFHCFSGNVEDAKNALDLGYILSFSGSSTYMKNDFIRDAVKYVPKDMFTIETDAPYLTPQKVRGRANEPSFIPYTVEVLAEVRGESSEDIMRTALENAVRVLELPIDLNRI; translated from the coding sequence AATTAGAAGAAGTTTTAGAGCGTGCTAATAAGGCAGGAATATTTTATTTTGTGGATATAGGAGTTCACCCAGATGATATAGACGAACGTATGTTTATATTATCCGATGCTGAAGGTGTATTCTTTAGTATGGGTTATTATCCTGATTATGCCAATGAAAATGATGAAGACACTTTAAAAGCTTTTGAATTAAAAATAAAAAATTTAAATAAAAAAACATTAGAGAAAAGAAATAAATCAATATATGCTGTAGGAGAAATAGGACTCGATTATTATCATAATGAAGATAATAAAAATGAACAAAAAGCATTTTTTAGAGCTTTATGCGAGGCAGCAAAAAATGTTGATTTGCCTATATTGATTCATAGCAGAGATGCTTTCAAAGATACTTTTAAAGTTCTTAGAGATGCAGATTTGCCAAAAAGAGGAATATTTCATTGCTTTAGCGGAAATGTAGAAGATGCAAAAAATGCTTTGGATTTGGGATATATATTATCTTTTTCAGGATCTTCAACATATATGAAAAATGATTTTATAAGAGATGCTGTAAAATATGTACCTAAAGATATGTTCACAATAGAAACTGATGCTCCTTATCTTACTCCTCAAAAGGTTAGAGGCAGAGCAAATGAACCATCTTTTATTCCTTATACAGTAGAAGTACTGGCAGAGGTTAGGGGAGAAAGCAGCGAGGATATTATGAGAACTGCTTTAGAAAATGCTGTAAGAGTTTTAGAATTGCCTATTGATTTGAATAGAATATGA
- a CDS encoding flavodoxin family protein: protein MKYSIVYTSKSGNTEKLALAIKEAANGECLQCVKPDAVDNAKVNDSDIVFVGAGSYKGTCDEAAGKFMQTLKNKKVFLFMTVGYGDNQAYYDKMLNPAKTFLDASNNLIGTYACQGQWIDGQKKNLENMLEKAASEDEKKVVQAKLANYDNAMGHPNADDLNKLKEVVKSIN from the coding sequence ATGAAATATTCTATTGTTTATACAAGTAAAAGCGGAAATACTGAAAAATTGGCTTTGGCTATAAAAGAAGCTGCTAATGGAGAATGTCTTCAATGTGTAAAGCCTGATGCAGTGGACAATGCTAAAGTTAATGATTCAGATATAGTATTCGTTGGTGCTGGAAGCTATAAAGGTACTTGCGATGAAGCTGCTGGAAAATTTATGCAGACATTAAAAAATAAAAAAGTATTCTTATTTATGACTGTTGGTTATGGTGATAATCAGGCTTATTATGATAAAATGCTTAATCCTGCTAAAACTTTCTTGGATGCTTCAAATAATTTAATTGGCACTTATGCTTGTCAGGGTCAATGGATAGACGGACAAAAGAAAAATTTAGAGAACATGCTTGAAAAAGCTGCAAGCGAAGATGAGAAAAAAGTTGTTCAAGCTAAATTAGCAAATTATGATAATGCTATGGGACACCCTAATGCTGATGATTTAAACAAATTAAAAGAAGTTGTTAAATCTATTAATTAA